A genomic region of Haliotis asinina isolate JCU_RB_2024 chromosome 1, JCU_Hal_asi_v2, whole genome shotgun sequence contains the following coding sequences:
- the LOC137278834 gene encoding protein starmaker-like, with the protein MGGVNLGDASSCAFFLTCVFYCQLVCGRVIPGRNLFRADEDPAKDSLMEMLLVKVSGPFARDPNDVNMYAPMDLTRRHYTDGQDVPVITRHYTDGQDDTRKQWRDFLRVRGDYVSDFQRDGGIFSLGSVMKLTSFSPISRLFQGETTECGCGQEEDEKGFKNDRGNRRQMSSNDEDADENGVEPINYIRSGRRDKYWEKEGKADTRTGSRVRRSATDDKDDNGRDEHDKDPDDPDDTTDDSNASAKRSATGDKDDKCPDGKDCDEDDTTDDSNARAKRSATGDKDDKCPDDKDCDVDDKSDRNNRVKKSVDDDKDDNDPDDEDDKAQDEDNKDDTNGKRRKRNVDKDDNGPDDNDDNGTDDKDDIGKEDKDGNGQEDTDDNGPGNKDDNDQGGNDRNGQEDKNGKHPDEDNDRNGKRRKRNAADNGEDEDDKSDDKNDEQGKRGTTDDNGRYDKD; encoded by the exons ATGGGAGGGGTGAACCTGGGAGATGCTTCTAGCTGCGCTTTCTTCCTTACAT GTGTTTTCTACTgtcagcttgtgtgtggccGTGTCATCCCGGGACGCAATCTCTTTCGAGCTGATGAAGATCCGGCCAAAGACAGTCTCATGGAGATGCTTCTGGTCAAAGTCAGCGGGCCGTTCGCCCGAGACCCCAACGACGTGAACATGTACGCACCGATGGATCTAACCAGACGCCACTACACCGACGGCCAAGATGTCCCCGTGATCACACGCCACTACACCGACGGCCAAGATGACACGCGCAAACAGTGGCGTGATTTTCTTCGTGTCAGGGGGGATTATGTAAGTGATTTCCAGAGGGACGGTGGAATATTCAGTCTGGGTTCTGTGATGAAATTGACTTCATTCTCGCCCATCTCGAGGCTGTttcaaggggagacaactgagtGTGGATGTGGACAGGAAGAGGATGAGAAAGGCTTCAAGAATGACAGAGGTAACAGGAGACAGATGAGTTCTAATGATGAAGATGCAGACGAAAATGGAGTCGAACCCATTAATTATATCAGGAGTGGAAGGAGGGACAAATATTGGGAAAAGGAAGGTAAAGCTGATACCAGGACCGGCAGCAGGGTAAGGCGAAGTGCAACTGATGACAAAGATGACAATGGTCGGGACGAACATGACAAAGATCCAGATGATCCAGACGACACAACAGATGATAGTAATGCTAGTGCAAAGAGGAGTGCAACTGGtgataaagatgacaaatgTCCAGATGGTAAAGATTGTGATGAAGACGACACAACAGATGATAGTAATGCTAGAGCAAAGAGGAGTGCAACTGGtgataaagatgacaaatgTCCAGATGATAAAGATTGTGATGTAGATGATAAAAGTGATAGGAATAATCGTGTAAAAAAAAGTGTCGAtgatgataaagatgacaaTGACCCAGACGATGAAGATGACAAAGCGCAAGATGAAGACAATAAAGATGACACAAATGGTAAAAGGAGAAAAAGAAATGTTGATAAAGATGACAATGGTCCAGACGATAACGATGACAACGGAACAGACGATAAAGATGATATTGGCAAAGAGGATAAAGATGGCAATGGCCAAGAGGATACAGACGACAATGGCCCAGGCAATAAAGATGACAATGACCAAGGGGGTAACGACAGAAATGGTCAAGAGGATAAAAATGGCAAACACCCAGATGAAGATAATGACAGAAATGGTAAAAGGAGAAAGAGAAATGCtgctgataatggtgaagacgaAGACGATAAAAGTGATGACAAAAATGATGAACAAGGAAAGAGAGGTACCACTGATGATAACGGTCGATATGATAAAGATTGA